In Rhodopirellula islandica, one DNA window encodes the following:
- a CDS encoding glycosyltransferase produces the protein MSASVFFWIAGRRSRHIVLGRKMVDGICEHYGPGIDTVILSNRLFFVDETGQALKPWPASIRRIGFLSNITQEKGIAAFMELCSTVPINATIAGPAGNLNTQAAIDWFVGELPDRRSYLGPVYGEAKKDFFDSIDMLVFPTRYKNEAEPLVVYEALDRGIPVLATPMGCIPDQLPTEGVAPSVDEFVFWAAAQIAQWPAKAPQCWVDAFEPSSESLDKTLQRIVVE, from the coding sequence TTGTCTGCTTCTGTCTTTTTTTGGATCGCGGGTCGCCGTTCACGCCACATCGTATTAGGGCGAAAGATGGTGGATGGGATTTGCGAGCATTACGGTCCTGGTATTGATACCGTGATATTGTCGAATCGCCTCTTCTTTGTGGACGAGACAGGTCAAGCGTTGAAACCCTGGCCCGCATCGATACGTCGCATTGGTTTCCTCAGCAACATAACGCAAGAGAAAGGGATCGCAGCATTTATGGAACTATGTTCCACGGTGCCGATCAACGCCACCATTGCAGGTCCAGCGGGAAATCTAAATACTCAAGCTGCGATTGACTGGTTCGTTGGTGAACTACCTGATCGCCGCAGCTATCTTGGTCCGGTTTATGGTGAGGCAAAAAAAGACTTTTTCGATTCGATCGATATGCTTGTCTTTCCAACCCGTTACAAGAACGAAGCAGAGCCTCTTGTGGTATATGAAGCACTTGATCGTGGAATTCCAGTTTTGGCGACCCCGATGGGCTGTATTCCTGATCAGTTGCCCACCGAAGGTGTCGCTCCGTCGGTCGATGAATTCGTGTTTTGGGCAGCCGCACAGATTGCTCAATGGCCCGCAAAAGCTCCCCAATGTTGGGTGGATGCTTTTGAGCCGAGTTCTGAGTCACTTGACAAAACGCTACAGCGAATCGTCGTGGAGTAG